From the Danaus plexippus chromosome 5, MEX_DaPlex, whole genome shotgun sequence genome, one window contains:
- the LOC116768987 gene encoding venom serine protease inhibitor-like gives MNYLSICCVLFALFLSYVCAVPPARKPLDCPANEIYKECSLEVCYKTCEHLKNPPPCPSIAAGCYLPSCECKDDYLRNENGVCVPYKECSI, from the exons atgaattatttaagtatttgcTGCGTTTTATTCGCATTGTTTTTATCCTATGTATGTGCTGTACCTCCGGCCAGAAAACCATTGG ATTGTCCagcaaatgaaatatataaagaatgttCTCTAGAAGTTTGTTACAAAACTTGTGAACACCTCAAAAACCCTCCGCCATGTCCATCGATTGCTGCCGGTTGTTATTTACCGTCGTGCGAATGCAAAGATGATTACTTGAGAAATGAAAACGGTGTTTGCGTACCATACAAGGAATGCT CAATTTGA